A stretch of the Pseudomonadota bacterium genome encodes the following:
- the ssb gene encoding single-stranded DNA-binding protein has product MARGINKVILIGNLGADPEVRYMPSGGAVANLRLATSESWKDRQTGEQQ; this is encoded by the coding sequence ATGGCACGCGGCATCAACAAAGTCATCCTGATAGGCAATCTCGGCGCCGACCCGGAAGTCCGATACATGCCCAGCGGTGGCGCGGTTGCGAACCTGCGGCTGGCGACATCCGAATCCTGGAAAGATCGCCAAACCGGCGAGCAACAAGA